In Thalassospira sp. ER-Se-21-Dark, one genomic interval encodes:
- a CDS encoding MFS transporter, producing MTDKTAPHTNSSETPTPGKNAASNAGRGFHHLGAHIGFLLAILLLAANMRGSIVGLGPLAEIIGTDLSLSGTQLGLLTTLPVLSFGVLSMFAPRLGQKFGLEATLLTMLLFIAIGQGLRASGAYDIMVVGTIILGAAIAVLNVLTPSLVRRSFPTHVALVTALYTFTMSSGATIAAFVSIPIRNAADGDWRWSLGVWAVFAAIAFVCWLPMLRYRHVGAAPAPVTRISLWKNVEAWWLALFFGCQSLMFYTGTAWVAKVFIDHGISEAEAATLLTLFNVFGIPAAFGAPLIYSRIANKKLAMLVLHIPLIIAIPGFVFATTELPYVWAVCMGLGQGSMISIALTLVGMRGADPQTSARLSGMAQSVGYLFAAIGPVLFGALHDLLGDWQVALYFLFVVVAVQLCAAMRAGSSAKIGAD from the coding sequence ATGACTGACAAGACGGCCCCACACACCAATTCTTCCGAGACGCCAACGCCGGGAAAGAATGCCGCATCGAATGCCGGGCGTGGCTTCCATCATTTGGGGGCGCATATCGGGTTTTTGCTGGCAATCCTGCTTTTGGCGGCGAACATGCGGGGGAGTATTGTCGGCCTGGGGCCGCTGGCGGAAATCATTGGTACTGATCTGTCGCTTTCAGGCACTCAGCTAGGATTGCTGACAACGCTGCCGGTGCTGAGCTTTGGCGTGCTTTCGATGTTTGCGCCGCGTCTGGGGCAGAAATTCGGTCTCGAAGCGACCCTTCTGACCATGTTGCTGTTTATCGCCATCGGGCAGGGGCTTCGCGCCAGCGGGGCGTATGATATCATGGTGGTCGGGACCATCATTTTGGGTGCTGCCATTGCGGTTCTGAACGTATTGACCCCATCACTGGTACGACGCAGTTTTCCGACCCATGTCGCACTGGTGACTGCCCTTTACACCTTCACCATGTCCAGTGGTGCGACGATCGCGGCATTTGTTTCGATCCCGATCCGAAATGCGGCGGACGGCGATTGGCGCTGGTCGCTCGGCGTTTGGGCGGTGTTTGCCGCCATTGCCTTTGTCTGCTGGCTGCCGATGTTGCGCTATCGCCATGTTGGCGCGGCCCCGGCACCGGTTACGCGTATTTCGCTTTGGAAAAATGTCGAAGCCTGGTGGCTGGCGCTGTTCTTTGGCTGTCAGTCGCTGATGTTCTATACCGGCACCGCCTGGGTCGCCAAAGTGTTCATTGATCACGGCATTTCCGAGGCCGAAGCCGCGACCCTTCTGACCCTGTTTAACGTATTTGGCATTCCCGCTGCCTTTGGCGCGCCCCTGATTTATTCGAGGATTGCCAACAAGAAACTGGCGATGCTGGTTCTTCATATTCCGTTGATCATCGCCATTCCGGGCTTTGTCTTTGCCACTACCGAGTTGCCTTATGTTTGGGCGGTTTGTATGGGCCTTGGACAAGGCAGCATGATCAGTATTGCCCTGACCCTTGTCGGCATGCGCGGGGCCGATCCGCAAACGTCTGCCCGACTGTCGGGCATGGCGCAATCAGTGGGCTATCTGTTTGCGGCCATCGGGCCGGTTTTGTTTGGGGCCTTGCATGACCTTCTGGGCGACTGGCAAGTGGCACTCTACTTCCTGTTTGTTGTTGTGGCGGTGCAACTTTGTGCAGCGATGCGTGCAGGATCGTCCGCAAAGATTGGCGCGGACTAG
- a CDS encoding RT0821/Lpp0805 family surface protein, producing the protein MMKRIILLVAAFGLTLPFAAPAPVKADPPSWAPAHGYRAKQHKGYKRNYSRHGNELFVSDGGFLRCNRDVVGAIIGGGTGAVLGSTIGKGSGRDAAMIGGAILGMLSGYSIGQSLDQGDLACTGYALQRAPDGQAVRWQNPDSQHSYNVVPRNSWQNADGRYCREYSATARIGGELRKTYGTACRQADGSWQIVS; encoded by the coding sequence ATGATGAAACGGATCATTCTTCTGGTCGCTGCATTCGGCCTAACCCTGCCATTCGCGGCACCTGCGCCCGTTAAGGCCGACCCGCCGTCATGGGCACCTGCCCATGGCTATCGTGCCAAGCAGCATAAAGGGTACAAACGCAATTATAGCCGCCACGGTAACGAGCTTTTTGTCTCCGACGGTGGTTTCCTGCGCTGTAACCGTGATGTGGTTGGTGCCATCATTGGTGGTGGCACAGGCGCGGTTCTCGGTTCAACTATCGGCAAGGGAAGCGGCCGGGATGCGGCCATGATTGGTGGTGCCATTCTTGGCATGCTCAGTGGCTACTCGATTGGTCAGAGCCTTGATCAGGGTGATCTGGCTTGTACCGGCTATGCCTTGCAACGTGCCCCTGATGGGCAGGCCGTCCGGTGGCAAAATCCCGATTCGCAACACAGCTATAATGTTGTGCCGCGCAACAGTTGGCAGAACGCCGACGGACGCTATTGCCGCGAATATAGCGCAACAGCCCGTATTGGTGGAGAACTGCGGAAAACATACGGCACGGCATGCCGCCAGGCTGATGGATCCTGGCAGATCGTGTCCTGA
- a CDS encoding SCP2 sterol-binding domain-containing protein, whose protein sequence is MDDILETVKEKLPQLRGLNAVVAFDCGDDGHIVIDATGDEPEISDDDPSDADCILKIKKANLEKLIAGKLDPMLAFTMGKLKIKGSMGVAAKLSSMLD, encoded by the coding sequence GTGGATGACATCCTCGAAACCGTAAAAGAAAAACTGCCGCAACTGCGCGGTCTCAATGCTGTCGTCGCCTTCGATTGTGGCGATGATGGACATATCGTGATTGATGCCACCGGCGACGAGCCGGAAATCAGTGATGATGATCCGTCCGATGCCGATTGCATTCTCAAGATCAAGAAAGCCAACCTCGAAAAGCTGATCGCCGGAAAGCTTGACCCGATGCTTGCCTTTACCATGGGCAAACTGAAGATCAAGGGCTCCATGGGTGTGGCAGCAAAGCTGTCATCAATGCTCGACTAG
- a CDS encoding outer membrane protein transport protein produces MSYFKKSCLWGAASGTALLCALATAGTAQASGFQVRETSGTLQGSSFAGMTTLSTDASTMSYNPGTVGQYKETSYSAGITVIRPVAKATNIVATDGNLTAIAQTGGNYKDMAQDAVVPNAHAVWKLNDNINFGVSITAPWGLVTDNDSDFAGRFFGTTSKIKTINIKPVVAYRFDNGLSIGAGPQIQQFEASLSKAVPRIGLPKAEGNSTVEGDDISYGWTAGLNWEITEDTRFGLAYNSEVKHTLEGDIKFDQAAKNLATPYIDRKTTAKITTPEAIAFGASHDLTEKLTVMGDLQWTNWNSVKDLVFVYDGAINNSLTGSTSSTENYHWGSSWFGALGARYQYDENWSFTGGVAYDETPIKTRNRNVRLPDSNRYWVSLGATYKASDWADVTLGYTHIFADEARVDHGTTNLGNFTADYEAKVDIIALQAKFKF; encoded by the coding sequence ATGTCCTACTTCAAGAAGAGCTGCCTTTGGGGTGCAGCTTCAGGTACTGCACTTCTATGCGCACTCGCCACTGCTGGCACCGCGCAAGCGTCCGGTTTTCAGGTTCGTGAAACCAGCGGCACCCTGCAAGGTTCAAGCTTTGCCGGGATGACCACACTGTCAACCGATGCGTCCACCATGTCCTATAACCCGGGCACGGTTGGACAGTACAAGGAAACCAGTTATAGCGCAGGTATTACGGTCATTCGCCCGGTGGCGAAAGCAACAAACATTGTCGCCACTGACGGCAACTTGACCGCAATCGCGCAAACCGGTGGTAACTATAAGGACATGGCACAGGATGCTGTGGTTCCAAACGCCCATGCCGTCTGGAAGCTTAACGATAACATCAACTTTGGTGTTTCGATTACCGCACCTTGGGGCTTGGTAACGGATAATGACTCGGATTTTGCAGGCCGGTTCTTTGGCACGACCTCAAAAATCAAGACCATCAATATCAAACCTGTCGTTGCGTATCGCTTTGATAATGGCCTGAGCATTGGTGCTGGCCCTCAGATTCAGCAGTTTGAAGCATCTCTTAGCAAGGCAGTTCCTAGAATCGGTCTCCCGAAAGCAGAAGGAAACTCGACTGTTGAGGGCGATGATATTAGCTACGGCTGGACCGCTGGCCTTAACTGGGAAATAACCGAGGATACCCGCTTTGGTCTGGCCTATAACTCCGAGGTCAAGCATACGCTTGAAGGTGACATCAAGTTCGACCAAGCAGCAAAGAACCTTGCCACTCCCTATATTGACAGAAAAACAACTGCCAAAATCACCACACCGGAAGCCATTGCTTTTGGGGCTTCTCACGATTTGACCGAGAAGCTAACCGTCATGGGTGATCTGCAATGGACGAACTGGAATTCCGTAAAAGATTTGGTCTTCGTATATGACGGTGCCATCAACAACTCACTTACTGGTAGCACCAGCAGCACAGAAAATTACCACTGGGGCTCTTCATGGTTCGGAGCACTCGGCGCACGCTACCAGTATGATGAAAACTGGTCATTTACCGGTGGTGTTGCCTATGACGAAACCCCGATCAAGACGCGGAACCGCAACGTCCGCCTGCCGGATTCCAACCGTTACTGGGTTTCGCTTGGTGCAACATACAAGGCCTCGGACTGGGCTGATGTGACGCTGGGATACACGCATATTTTCGCAGATGAGGCACGCGTTGATCATGGAACCACCAACCTCGGCAACTTTACAGCCGACTACGAAGCCAAAGTCGACATCATCGCGTTGCAGGCGAAATTCAAGTTCTGA
- the iadA gene encoding beta-aspartyl-peptidase has translation MFLLLKNANVFAPTPLGIHDILICDEKIVAIAPDLVVSVPAEIKTIDLGGKMTVPGFIDGHVHLIGGGGEGGFATRTPEVAVGKLIEAGITSVCGLLGTDAATRHIASLYAKTKALRTEGISAWFFTGGYRVPSPTLTGNIGDDVTFLDACIGLKTAISDHRSSQSTVEELARIASQSRIGGMISGKAGSVVVHLGDGDGHFDPLIAVIEQTEIPIGQFIPTHVNRKRALLDAAKLWAKRGGNIDFTTGIDAEADPKGATKTSTSIAECLADGVALDRISMTSDGNGSLPDFDSDGNMIGLLVAGFETVPREFADLIEVEKLDIPTALAPITINPARMLGLAAHKGQLKVDYDADILVFDDALTPDSVISRGKPAMIGKERLLRGTFED, from the coding sequence ATGTTTCTGTTGCTCAAGAATGCCAACGTCTTCGCCCCGACGCCGCTTGGCATCCATGATATCCTGATTTGTGACGAGAAAATTGTCGCCATTGCCCCGGATCTGGTGGTTTCTGTTCCGGCCGAAATCAAGACCATCGACCTTGGCGGCAAGATGACTGTACCAGGCTTTATCGACGGACATGTCCATCTGATCGGGGGCGGTGGCGAAGGCGGATTTGCGACGCGCACGCCCGAAGTTGCGGTTGGCAAACTGATCGAGGCTGGCATCACATCCGTTTGTGGATTGTTGGGCACAGATGCCGCAACCCGCCACATCGCATCGCTGTATGCCAAGACCAAGGCGCTTCGAACCGAAGGTATCTCTGCCTGGTTCTTCACAGGTGGTTATCGCGTACCGTCGCCAACACTGACCGGTAATATCGGTGATGATGTGACGTTTCTGGATGCCTGTATCGGTTTGAAAACAGCGATTTCAGATCACCGCAGCAGCCAAAGCACGGTTGAGGAGCTGGCCCGCATCGCATCCCAATCGCGCATTGGCGGTATGATATCGGGCAAGGCCGGATCGGTTGTGGTTCATCTGGGCGATGGTGACGGGCACTTTGATCCCCTGATTGCTGTGATTGAGCAGACCGAAATCCCGATCGGCCAGTTCATCCCGACCCATGTCAACCGCAAGCGCGCCTTGCTTGATGCGGCCAAACTCTGGGCAAAGCGTGGCGGCAATATCGATTTCACCACCGGGATTGATGCCGAAGCCGATCCCAAGGGGGCCACCAAAACATCGACCAGCATTGCCGAATGCCTGGCCGATGGCGTTGCGCTGGATCGCATTTCAATGACATCGGATGGCAACGGGTCACTTCCGGATTTTGATTCCGATGGCAATATGATCGGGCTTTTGGTGGCAGGCTTTGAAACCGTACCGCGCGAGTTTGCCGATCTGATCGAAGTCGAAAAGCTTGATATCCCGACCGCCTTGGCCCCGATTACGATCAATCCGGCACGCATGCTGGGCCTTGCGGCACACAAAGGGCAGCTCAAGGTCGATTATGATGCAGATATCCTGGTTTTCGATGATGCTTTGACCCCCGATAGCGTCATTTCACGCGGAAAACCGGCCATGATTGGCAAGGAACGGCTGCTCCGCGGTACTTTTGAGGATTAA
- a CDS encoding LysE family translocator, with translation MSFAAWLSVATICVLGAMTPGPSLAVVLRYSVGHSRQAGFACALAHALGIGFYAVITMTGLGILFQTVPVFHNAVSILGALYLIWLAIKAWRGAKAGAKFDVDSAGKVSGSILQAARDGFMIAFLNPKIALFFLALFSQFVSPEFEWGGKFLLAFTAAVIDGAWYCLVAVGLSHGAVLPWLRDHAAWIERIIAILFVLVALRVLWGVVAA, from the coding sequence ATGAGCTTCGCCGCCTGGTTGTCGGTTGCAACCATCTGTGTTCTGGGCGCAATGACACCGGGTCCAAGTCTGGCCGTTGTATTGCGCTATTCTGTTGGTCATTCCCGTCAGGCCGGATTTGCCTGCGCCTTGGCGCATGCACTGGGTATCGGCTTTTATGCTGTGATCACCATGACCGGACTTGGCATCCTGTTTCAGACAGTGCCGGTCTTTCACAATGCAGTCAGTATCCTTGGTGCGCTTTATCTAATCTGGCTTGCGATCAAGGCGTGGCGCGGTGCCAAGGCGGGTGCGAAGTTTGATGTGGATAGTGCTGGCAAGGTATCAGGATCGATCCTGCAGGCCGCCCGCGACGGGTTCATGATTGCGTTTCTCAATCCCAAGATCGCCCTGTTTTTTCTGGCCCTTTTCAGCCAATTTGTCTCGCCGGAGTTTGAATGGGGCGGCAAGTTCCTTCTGGCGTTTACCGCCGCTGTAATCGACGGGGCGTGGTATTGCCTTGTCGCCGTTGGGTTGTCGCACGGGGCGGTGTTGCCCTGGTTGCGCGATCACGCTGCCTGGATTGAGCGGATCATTGCCATCCTGTTTGTGCTGGTTGCGCTCCGGGTATTGTGGGGTGTTGTTGCGGCCTGA
- a CDS encoding DUF6134 family protein, with protein MRSRIAKGSISALIAGFMIQYATASLASGSETLNFRVLKDGELIGYETVEIAPTANGQTVTVKTLTDVRVLFLKFHYDHQRTEQWQDGKLISVETTTNDDGTHYTWQASYDEDCYALAGKGVGKRDACDAAWPLTLWHEDVTGKTDLFSVINAEPYTVHTQRVGEENVMVESRETPAVHYEMSGDVERHLWYGTDGKLLKTSFKRKGYDIDFIRVDAINPQQ; from the coding sequence ATGCGCAGTCGCATCGCAAAAGGCAGCATATCGGCCCTGATTGCCGGCTTTATGATTCAATATGCCACCGCGTCGCTGGCATCCGGATCGGAAACGCTCAATTTCCGCGTCCTCAAGGACGGGGAGCTGATCGGTTATGAAACCGTCGAAATTGCGCCAACAGCGAACGGTCAAACCGTGACGGTCAAAACGCTGACCGATGTGCGGGTTTTGTTTTTGAAGTTTCATTACGACCATCAGCGCACCGAACAATGGCAGGACGGAAAGCTGATATCGGTCGAAACCACCACCAATGATGACGGCACACACTACACTTGGCAGGCCAGCTATGACGAAGATTGTTATGCGCTGGCGGGCAAAGGTGTCGGGAAACGTGATGCCTGTGATGCGGCCTGGCCGCTGACCCTGTGGCACGAGGATGTCACGGGTAAAACCGATCTCTTTAGCGTCATCAATGCTGAACCCTACACTGTGCACACTCAAAGGGTTGGCGAAGAAAACGTCATGGTCGAAAGCCGGGAAACACCGGCAGTCCATTACGAAATGTCTGGCGATGTCGAACGGCACCTCTGGTACGGCACCGACGGAAAACTGCTCAAAACGAGTTTTAAAAGGAAGGGTTACGACATCGATTTTATCAGGGTCGATGCGATAAACCCTCAGCAATAA